One Miscanthus floridulus cultivar M001 chromosome 11, ASM1932011v1, whole genome shotgun sequence DNA window includes the following coding sequences:
- the LOC136493956 gene encoding uncharacterized protein, whose amino-acid sequence MAPASPSSAGVARLVLLLLLAGASVAHSSFQARRALSDGQGRGIMALWRRSLADAAAAPPANNSLVLAAARTHRSDPFANLTAYSGGWNISDEHYWASVAYTAVPLFLIAVLWFVGFGVVLLVISCCCCFCRSKSNAYSPGCYFSSLVLLIVLTMATIAGCLILHGGSDLFHGSTIRTVNYVFGQGNLTVDHLRNFAGSLAAAKNITIDQIFLPADVQQKIDIVEEKLNSSANIFSTRMQENSRKIKRVLNHMEHELMAVAAVMAGLSVLGFLFSILGLRFLVSIWVIAAWILLTNTIISSGLFLLLHNVVADTCVAMGDWVAHPQAHTALDDILPCVDVATANESLYRSQEVTAQLVALVNNVVVNISNRDFPPGLRPLYFNQSGPLMPVLCNPFNPDMSPRRCAPGEVDFDIAAREWKRFECQTTGPPGSEVCATPGRVTPAAYGQMTAATSVSKGLYEFSPFLVQLQDCSFVRETFSSISNNNCPGLEQYSRDVYIGLVVISAGVMLSVVFWMVHTRHRRRRAMCKHL is encoded by the exons ATGGCGCCGGCATCCCCCTCGTCCGCCGGCGTTGCGCGTCtcgtcctgctcctgctcctcgccGGCGCCTCCGTCGCGCACAGCTCGTTCCAGGCTAGGCGTGCTCTGTCAG ATGGCCAAGGGAGGGGGATAATGGCGCTATGGAGGAGGTCGCTCGCCGACGCCGCCGCTGCCCCTCCAGCGAACAACTCCCTCGTCCTGGCTGCGGCGAGGACTCACCGGAGCGACCCCTTCGCCAACCTCACCGCGTACAGCGGCGGCTGGAACATTAGCGACGAGCACTACTGGGCT TCCGTGGCGTACACCGCGGTGCCCCTCTTCCTCATCGCCGTGCTGTGGTTCGTCGGCTTCGGCGTCGTGCTGCTCGTcatctcctgctgctgctgcttctgccGGAGCAAAAGCAACGCCTACTCGCCGGGGTGCTACTTCAGCTCCCTGGTGCTTCTCATCGTCCTCACCATGGCCACAAT CGCCGGGTGTCTGATCTTGCACGGCGGCAGCGATCTGTTCCACGGGAGCACCATCAGGACCGTCAACTACGTCTTCGGGCAGGGCAACCTGACGGTGGACCACCTGAGGAACTTCGCCGGCAGCTTGGCGGCGGCGAAGAACATCACGATCGACCAGATCTTCCTCCCAGCTGATGTCCAGCAGAAGATCGATATCGTCGAGGAGAAGCTCAACTCTTCCGCGAACATCTTCTCCACTCGGATGCAGGAGAACTCCCGGAAGATCAAGAGAGTGCTGAACCACAT GGAGCACGAATTGATGGCTGTTGCAGCTGTTATGGCTGGCCTTTCAGTACTCGGATTCC TGTTCTCCATACTGGGGTTGCGGTTTCTCGTCTCCAT ATGGGTGATCGCTGCATGGATCCTTCTCACCAATACCATCATCAGTTCTGGTCTTTTCCTCCTCTTGCACAA CGTGGTGGCGGACACGTGCGTGGCGATGGGCGATTGGGTGGCCCACCCGCAGGCGCACACGGCGCTGGACGACATCCTCCCCTGCGTGGACGTGGCGACGGCGAACGAGTCGCTGTACCGGAGCCAGGAGGTGACGGCGCAGCTGGTGGCGCTGGTGAACAACGTCGTCGTCAACATCTCCAACCGGGACTTCCCGCCGGGTCTCCGCCCGCTCTACTTCAACCAGTCGGGCCCCCTCATGCCCGTGCTCTGCAACCCGTTCAACCCGGACATGAGCCCCCGCCGGTGCGCGCCCGGCGAGGTCGACTTCGACATCGCGGCGCGGGAGTGGAAGCGGTTCGAGTGCCAGACCACGGGGCCGCCGGGGTCGGAGGTGTGCGCCACGCCGGGCCGCGTGACGCCCGCGGCGTACGGACAGATGACGGCGGCGACGAGCGTCAGCAAGGGGCTGTACGAGTTCAGCCCGTTCCTGGTGCAGCTGCAGGACTGCTCCTTCGTGCGGGAGACGTTCTCGTCCATCAGCAACAACAACTGCCCCGGGCTCGAGCAGTACAGCCGGGACGTCTACATCGGCCTCGTCGTCATCTCCGCCGGCGTCATGCTGTCCGTCGTCTTTTGGATGGTGCACACAcggcaccggcggcggcgcgccaTGTGCAAGCACCTGTGA
- the LOC136494928 gene encoding uncharacterized protein produces the protein MDWHAWLSGARLEPALVYEYALVFARNELEADDVAFFDHEFLHSMGISVAKHRLEILKLACRDRRSRARPAALARLLLGRVARYVRSLVRRDEDGSTALVLVPSQLQHPDVVGRSPCAGGVSRHKQQRRGGKALRRAKSEPNKAPAPRASIGGRAAAAVHAVGDVESGDGDEMVRWDRLFQDLKPN, from the coding sequence ATGGACTGGCACGCGTGGCTGTCGGGGGCGCGGCTGGAGCCGGCGCTGGTGTATGAGTACGCGCTGGTGTTCGCGCGCAACGAGCTGGAGGCCGACGACGTGGCCTTCTTCGACCACGAGTTCCTCCACAGCATGGGCATCTCCGTCGCCAAGCACCGCCTCGAGATCCTCAAGCTCGCCTGTCGCGACCGCCGGAGCCGCGCCCGCCCCGCGGCGCTGGCCCGGCTCCTCCTCGGCCGTGTCGCCAGGTACGTCCGCTCGCTCGTGCGCCGCGACGAGGACGGCTCCACGGCGCTCGTGCTGGTCCCGAGCCAGCTGCAGCACCCCGACGTCGTCGGCCGCAGCCCGTGCGCCGGCGGCGTCTCCAGGCACAAGCAGCAGCGCCGCGGCGGCAAGGCGCTACGGCGTGCCAAGTCGGAGCCCAATAAGGCGCCTGCGCCCAGGGCCTCCATCGGCGGGAGGGCCGCCGCGGCCGTGCACGCGGTAGGCGACGTGGagagcggcgacggcgacgagatGGTCAGGTGGGACCGCCTGTTCCAGGACCTCAAGCCCAACTGA